In Papaver somniferum cultivar HN1 chromosome 9, ASM357369v1, whole genome shotgun sequence, the genomic stretch catcctgtctatttttacatttttgtccatttaaacagtatcaaaatctaactgtccatttcacccgaaaattgttgattttggtgtttttaaccaattttgtgtttaaattCTATCTTGAATAACTAAATCCTGTGTGGCCAGGGGAATAAGGTAGGACAATTTTTTTCATCCTCCAACCCACTTGCGTTTCATTTCAAGATGGCTCAGAAAATCAGAAATATTAACAAAAGCCTGGATGAAATTTCGGGTGAAATGGCAAAATTTCACTTTCAAATGTCTACTTCGGATGGTAACACTTGTAATTATAATAACATGCAAGAAAACAGGCTGATTAATTCATCCGTTGTAGATATATCAAGTGTCCTAGGAAGAGATAATGATAAATCAAACATAATAAAGATGTTAACTACACCGAGCACACGATCCTCCTCATCCCTCTTAAATCCTAGCCAGCAAGAAAAATGTCCTGTCATATCCATAGTGGGTATGGGTGGACTAGGAAAAAGTACACTTGCTCAGTTGGTCTATAAAGATGAATCCATTATGAGAAACTTCGAGACCAGAGCTTGGGTCTGTGTATCTGATGATTTTGGTATCAAAAGAATCTTAACACACATAATTGAGTCAGTAACAAATAGCAAGTGTGATAATTTTTCAAATGTCACTGTCTTGATTGGAATACTTCAAAAAGAGTTGAGAAACAAGAAATATTTATTAGTACTGGATGATGTTTGGAGTGAAAATCCTTAAGACTGGGAAACACTTCAAGGTTTGCTAAGTGTTGGTGCTCAGGGGAGTAAAGTCTTAGTCACTACACGCAGCAACAAAGTTGCGTCTATTGTCGGAGGTGTTGTCCGGCCATACATGTTAGAAAACTTGCCTGATAGTGTTTGTTGGTCTATTATCAAGGCCAAAGCATTTTCTCTAGGTAAGAGACTCCAAACATGACATGCCTAGGAGAGAAAATTGCAAGAAAATGTGGTGGCTTACCATTAGCTGCAAATGTTCTCGGTAATGTTTTGCGCTTGCATAACACGGAAATTGAGTGGATGTCTGTACTTGTTCATGATAGTTTGAAGACGATAGATGCCAAAACTAAAATCATATCTATATTGAAATTAAGCTACGACAAATTACCCTCGCATTTAAAActttgtttttcttattgctcCGTGTTCCCCAAAGATTGGAAGATTAAGAGAAAAACTTTGATTCGACTATGGATGGCTGTAGGGTTTCTTCATCCACCTCATGGTGGGAATCAAATGTCACCGGAAGATGTTGGCAATGATTATTTCCATTGTTTATTGGCCAATTCATTTTTGCAAGATGTCAGAAAGAATAAGTTAGGGGGTATAAAAGCATGCAAGATGCATGACTTAGTACATGATCTTGCCCAGAGTGTCAATGGTGTTCATGATATCAAGACTGTCAATTCCAGCAAAAGGGGATCTATATATGAAAGTCGTCGTTTGCAGTTACTTTTAGACGAACAAAATTCAGAAACGCTTTCAAAAATCTTAGAGAAAACAAAAAGATTGAGGTCCATTTTTTCCCTTGGTAATGATAATTTGGGTGAACATTTACTTTATGGCAAGAATCTGCGAGTAGTTTGTTTGCTTCGTCGGCATACTTCTCTTGCCATCCAATCTATGGTAATCAAGCTTAAGCATTTGAGGTACCTTGACCTCTCTGATTGTATTTTTGAAGAAGGGCATGATATATCCATCCATCAACTTTACAACTTGCAGACACTGGTGCTTCATGGATGTGAAAATGTTAGGAAGATCCTCGTAGGCATTGGGTCTCTGAAGATGTTTAAGCACCTTAATCTCTCGTGTTCGGATATTGTAGAGCTACCTGATGGTGTCGTTCAGCTTACTAATTTGCAGACATTAGATTTATATCGTTGCAGAAGTTTAGTAGAATTACCTCTGAATATTGGGTCTTTGAAATATCTAAGAGAGTTGAAACTTGGAGATTGTAGCAAGTTAGAAGCATTTCCTAGAGAAGTTGGAGCACTGACACGGCTAAGATGCCTGGATTTGTCGCATACAAAGATCAAAGTATTGCCCTGAGTCATGCATTAGAAACCTTTGCGATTTGGAAATAATCCAATTTGGAAACTGTGAGCTTCCCAAAGAAATTAGAAATTTACCCAAATTAAGGATTCTTAAGCATTGGAGGGAGAACGAAGATGAAATGCCTAGAGGCGTAGAAACTCTTACTTGCCTTGAAGTGCTAGAATCTTATGTGGTGAGGAACCGAGAAACCATCTCTAGTAGTGGTGACGCAGCTGATAGTGGGATTATAGAACTAGCCAATCTAAATTCTCTGCGAGAGTTAACAATTTGCTATCTGGAGTTTGTGAAAGGTGGTATTGACGCGGAGAGAGCAAAGTTAAAAGATAAGATAAACCTCCATGATTTATGTACTGGGGGTCCATTTTGGACGAGGACGATGAAATGGTGTTTGATGAAGTCATGGAGGGTCTCGAACCTAGTCCAAATCTGAGAGAGTTGACAGTAGATGAAATGGCATTTGATGAGGTGTTGGAGGGTCTTGAACCTTGCACTAGTTTGAGAGatttgagaatatttggttttcCAGGTTCAAAGTTTCCGAAATGGATGATTTCGTCCAATTGCCTTCCAAATATAGTGGAAATAAGGCTTTGGGGTTGCAATAGATGTGGGAAGCTACCAGCTCTTGGTCTGCTCCCATGTCTTGAGTTTTTTTACATTCGTTATATGGAGTCAGTGAAGTGTTTAGGTGAAGAATTTTATTACcagcaagaagaaaaagaagaagaaagtggcAGTGCTGCATATACTACCACAGTATCATTATTTCCTTCATTAATCGTGTTGCAGATCTGTCAAATGGAAAATTTAGAAGAATGGGTTGCTCCTCTTCCAAGTTATACTTCAATATTTCCTTCCCTTGAGAATCTAGTTATTGAGGGATGTCCAAAACTGAGAAGCACACCGAACTCATTTCCTTTTCCTAAGGAATTGATATTAGAAGACACCAACGACAAGACAGTAACCTCAATCTTTACTACTGGAAGACTTACCTCTCTCACATCCATTGTTATAAGAGATTCTCCAGACTTAACATGTATCCCACTTGGCGTACTTCTCCAGAACATTACtccgaatcttcaacaactatataTCCATGGCTGCTCTAAGTTTCAAGgttttgttgaagatgatgattatcTACATAACTACCACGACAAGGATGGTGCATGTCCCAAaatcaactccaactccaataatACCAGCAATTCTCTCCGCTCATTATTTTTGAGTCATTGTCCTGTTTTAACATTACTTCCGGACTTACGGTCGTTCACTTCTCTCCGGAAATTAACCATCTTCAGGTGCACGAAATTGAAGAAGTCGGTACCTTATGATCTCGATCTCAAGACTCTTACCTCTCTTGAAGAATTGATATTAGATGCCACCGACACGAACAGGTCCCTTCTCTCTCTGTTTCTCCTCTTTGATCCATTGTCTTACGTTGGTTATACTTGGATTTTACTTCTTTTTGAAATAGCTTATTAGTTTTAGATGATTATTTGCTTGAAAATTTATCTTTCGATGACACTTTAATTGCAGATATGATGAGTATTGATGGTCTCCAAAATCATGTCAGTAGATTATTATGTGGCATGCACTTGTGTTTAGAATGTTAGTTACATCGCATGGAGACAACCAAGCTGGGTGATAGCGATAAAGAGGTAACTAATTTATACAAGATCCACTTACTATATTAAGATGTTTAATCAATTGTTCTTTTAAAGTTACTCTTTCGAACATATGATTTTATGTGAATATATGAATAACAGAACcaatttttgttttgaaaatacCCAAAGCAAAGTAGTAATGCATGgtgaatcatttcagggaagtaACAGTTAATCAGCCTTCCACTCGTCTAATCGCTTCGTTTACAGATGACAACGAGAGTCCGACCACTCCTGTAATGTTTTCTGGAGTTTGTTTCGGCTTCTATTGATTCTGCAAATGATTGGTGGTTGTGGTGCCAACCTAGTTGGGATGACATGACAGTCGCCACATTGTGGTGCTCACGGAGCTGAAGTCTTGTATTTTCTATGCTCATGGATGACATTTTTTTCTGTATTGATACTGGGCTTTACATCATATTCCATTGTCTCGATTTCAGAGAGGAATAGAGGATAATACGATAGTACTACAGTAATACTAGTAATAATGTGGGCGATGCGTGTTTAGACTTTAGAGCATAGTTTGCCGTATCGGGCCATATATTTCTGTATCATTAAGTGCTGACACATGATTTTTTTTAAGGTACTTGTATCTATTTGTATTGGGCAAAGCGTCGAAGCACAAATTGTATGTGTCTTTTGAGCTACTCTTTTTTTTCCTCCGTcgataaaattaaataaaaaagcaAAAACTGTACATGGGCTGGCTAGGCCACACCAGAAGCTAGCCGTGACTCGTGAGGCCACCTACTAATCTAGCCTAATTGAAGAGGTAGTATACCTCGTCAGGCCATTCTACATATAGAATAAAACCCGTCCTtccctcataaaactcaaaaatatcttcGGCCAGCAAACACGCTTGCTTGGACaaagcatcagctgaaaaattagcttCTCTATAGCTATGAATATAACGAATATGATTGTAAAAATTCTTCGCCAGTCTCCACTTCGACATTAACTGCCATGGCATCTCACCCTTCTAAAAAGCTTGAATGTAACTCATCGAATCCGATTGAACACAAATATTCTTCACATTCCATCTCTTGGATAGCATCACACTATAGATTACAGCACACACTTCGCGCATAATAATTAGTTTGCCAACCAAGGCCAACACAAAGAACTCTGAACACTGCTGCATTGGCATCAAGAAAAGTAACACCAGGTGGAGACCAACTAACCTCTATTGGAGTAGAAACTTTGTACGACATATGCTGCACCTTGAAATAATTCAAGATGCGTAACTCTTCCATATTGTTATACATATGGCCCTTCATTCTgattgagttatcacgaattacttGATAAACTATGCCTTTAAAACCAAGCCATTGCGCCGCAATATCTTCAAAAAAGACTTTATTACGCAACCTCCACAATTCCGTGACAATTGCCAGATTAGCAACCAGCCACAAATCTTTGATCATTCTGCTTCGTCCTTTTGCAGCCTTATATGAGGTCACCAAATCTTCATTTGGTTGCAGGTTAAAAATATTTgccgcccaagcccaaattctctTAGCAAACctgcaatgccaagtaatatggctaaTAGATTCGTCACTCTTCCTACATAGGCGGCACATCGACGGCATGCTCCTACCAGTCTTCTTAATAACGTCATCATCACTCGTGCAACACTGCTTGGAACAAATCTTCCAATATTGTACACTCAAAGTAGGATGCACAACTGGCCTAGTAAACAAGACAACACTAGGCAAAACTTCAGGAGGCGTTCTAATAGCATCCTTTCCAGACTTAACTGAGAAAACACCTTTACTATCCAAATCCCAAAGTTTATAATCCGCACCACCAGCAATAACAGGCAAGTTTTCAACATCAATGTTACACCGAATCATCAAATCCCTTGTTTTTTGAGGAATGGCCCAGgaaccatcaacaataatatcactaaccttagccTCAAAATCATTATGGCCTTTAGAAGTGATGTCAAGTTTCTTCGCAGTCGAATAATcgccacaccaattatcaaaaaattggGAGGTATTGTTGCCGTCACCAATAATTGATCGTGTATGTTTTTGCACAAAATTGTAAACCAATCTGATTCCAGGGAAAACAGTAGAACCCAATTTATGATCAATCaaattgtcatttcttttgaagTACTTGGCCTTCAAAAATCTGGCCCAATCTTTTCAGAGTCACGGATAGTAATgcacttcataagcatggccttGTCGACATCCAACAATTTCTTAATGCCCATGCCACCTTCATGCTTCGGACACACAAAGAATCATAAAGAACCGTAAAATACTTACGTTTCTCAGCATCgccagaccaaagaaaatttcgAATGGCCCTCTCCACCTGCTTAATGATAGTACATGGCCATTTATATACAGCCATAGAATGAATAAAATAACTAGAAATCACCGATCTAATCAGAACAAGTCTAGCTTGAAAAGATAAAAGTTTACCCTTCCAACCGGTCAGCTTGTCCACAATCTTCTCCACCACTTGCCTAACTAACATGAATGTGGTGCACAATGCCAGGCTTCAATTGAATTCCCAAATATCTGTCCGGAAATAAAGCTCTTCCCATGCCCAAATAATTTGAGATAGCAATAGCTCGGGAGGATGTGCCACCTCCATAGTAAAATTTACTCTCGGCACGGTTAACACTTTGGCCAGAGGCCTTTTGATACATACTGAGCAAGATCATTAAATTTGGAAGACTATGAAGATTACCTctgcagaaaataagaatatcgtCCGCAAAAAGAAGGTGTGTAGGCCCAATGCCCTTATTTCTAACCATAGCATGCATACTTCATTTTGCAAACAATTTAGAGAGATTACGacttaaaacatcttcaataagcacAAAAATCAAAGGCGGAAAAGGATTACCTTGACGAAAACCTCTAGAGATACTAAAAAAACCTTCATGCTTTCATGTTCAATTTCAAACAGATTTGGGTCAATAATAACATCACCACCATTGAATTTATCTTTGTAATGATTGACAATGTAGTCCTtaatttcatcctgcaaaaacaatgTAGTGTTAGTAGAAATTTTTAGTTCCGAGATAGTGTTTTGGCTCCTCCTCATACGAATGCTATTGTGAAAAACTCGAGTATTTtgatcaccatcctccaaccaagtTACTCTCGATTTCATCTTAAGCATCATCACTAACTCCGTTCTCACATCGTCAACAACTTTTCTAGCACCCGCAACCTTTATAAACTGGAACTCATCTGCCGGATCTTAATCAAGAAGATCATTCTCGATTTCCAATCTTAATTCAGCTTGTTTCAAACGAAATTGCACATCACCAAAGATCGTTTTATTCTATATCTTCAACGCCTCCTTCAACCTTTTCAATTTGCTAACAAAaacaaaaggaggcgcaccaTCAAGCCTCATTTTACAATTATCCGCCACCAAATGCATAAAACCTGGATGGGATAACCACATATTTTGAATTCTAAAAGGCGCCCTAGACGGACttggattttcaaaagaaaacccaaaaagaGGGGAATGTGTGAcgactcgttttcccgtagcctacgtgatgtgtacatctcaaaggatctgatactaaggagtatcaatacctctgttgaactgattaagctaagcaataaatggtatctaagatcacaataataacaaagaacataagagtaatgtaaaagcctctaagttatcatgagacacaagatgtaacgtggttcgacatttgtctacgtccacggggtaatgagtgatagaatcgtattaagtatgtggtggttacaaagatcttaaatgcttcccaaagtaatagagagaactcaagttgaagtaactacttaagttctaaacattaaagaggtataagcttaagactagatcttctctcctagatattgaatgaagcttggtatttatagccccttctgctcctggtatatatttgctgcctctgggtccatcgtctgttgatataccttccgtaccagtggtaccttcgtccaccgcatgcTTTTCCAGTTGTATCTTGCCACCTcatctgacccacgttcctttgggaactacccagcctcaatgcgcgttgtaccttcgttcaccgcttgcttccgccaatcgggttctgacacgcttcctctctccacgtgctttgactcatgcgtgtagataagaatcagagcatttaatgctgattggatgcgtcatctaccctTGTCCCTTTGCCAGCTGATCCTATGTAGACTatcctttttcttcctttatcttgaccgttcacatcctttctcttgggatgatataaagcagatctgcggaggtatcccttgctaCTCAGGATCCTCTGTCTAGCGAAGGTTATACAATTTTAGAcacgtatgcggccactaagatcgtgacacgtgctctgcaaaatattggtattcacattttgccccttttctttcatcttctgccgtttggtagaagtggaaggaaacttccgttacgccgccaattttgcacgtaccgattgggtggccctacatgtcctttcatgcaataacttctcgttgaatttcgggacatccaaaaaAAATTTGGATTTTCCACAGCCGCCTATAAGAGGAGAACAAAGAGAAGGGAATTTCATTAACTccctttccttcttttcttccgaACTTTCGCTCTCTATCACTTTCGCGGAGATGTTCTTCTGCTGTTAACTGCTCTTCCTCCTGTTTTCTTCTTCGATTCTCCTCATACATTGGCTTCACTGTGTCGatcgtacaagtaagtgatactcacTTTCGATCATGATTTTCTTCTTGTAGTTATTGTTATACTTGCACGTGAGAATTTTCGCTCGTTCTTAACTGCTTGTGATGAttgggaacttgggttttgttccaatttggcttttgatgttaatttttcCATGATTGTTTCTTCGCCTGCCAGTTTGGTCGTCTGACCAAAGATTTTCTCTTTTGCATCATGATATGTTCGAACGGGTCTTTTTGGTTGGTttataaaacccatgcccaaaattTCCCGTTTCTGCCCCTTTATTTGCCTTTTGGAGGTAACGTAATTTTTCTGCCGccattgttgatgatgaagttttTCCTGATGGTGTTAGGTATAATGAGGATTCCGAAGAAACCTACGCGTAAAGGGTCGAGGGTTTCTTCGTCGACTGATCCTTCTtcgcggatggatcatcctgatgctacgccatccccTCCTCCTGAGGATACTGACGTGCCTGCGATTGCTGATATATCTACGGTTGTTGAGGAGGTCGCGGAGTCTGGGGCTGAAGAGTTTTATGTTGaagatcttcctcctcctcctcctcctaatTATGAGCTACATAGGCTTCAATTACGTGACAAAGGTGGCTACGGTCACTTGTCCGTTGCTGAGATTGCAAAGAACTTCCGTCTTCACAAGTTTGAGATCTTTTTTGTTAACGGACCTGATATCCTCACCGAGTCTCTCATTCGAGATTTTCCTAACGATGAGAACAACCTTTTGATTAGTGTTGGTCAGCTGGCCGCTGGTATGTTTCTTACTCTTTATAGTAGAaatgattctttttattatgatgtctTATCGATAAGGATGACCCGGCGAACAAGACTCAAGTTCGAGGAATCTATCaatatactggtaattactggaGTGCCCTTCGTGAATGTTGGTACCGTAGTAGGGGCATGACCACCTTGGAGTCTTATGATCCCTTTGCTGAGGGGAGATCTAAGCGAGAAGACTATACTCCCGCCAACTTCAATACTACCTATGATGATGCTATTCAAAAGActaaccttcttccttggagcGTTGGCCCTCGTCGCATCCATGTTACTTCTAGGAAGATTAGGGAAGGTAACAGCCTTCGTTTGATGGAGAAAATTGACAAGACCGGTTTGACTACGATCTCATACTCCGCTAGGCTGTCTCTGCCAAAGTCTGACCGcattcgtcttgatcatgatgaacGATGGGCTCGTACTCCCcttcgtgtggttggtccttggtCCTATGGTTTTACCACTGC encodes the following:
- the LOC113312489 gene encoding putative disease resistance protein RGA3; this translates as MAQKIRNINKSLDEISGEMAKFHFQMSTSDGNTCNYNNMQENRLINSSVVDISSVLGRDNDKSNIIKMLTTPSTRSSSSLLNPSQQEKCPVISIVGMGGLGKSTLAQLVYKDESIMRNFETRAWVCVSDDFGIKRILTHIIESVTNSKCDNFSNVTVLIGILQKELRNKKYLLVLDDVWRFLHPPHGGNQMSPEDVGNDYFHCLLANSFLQDVRKNKLGGIKACKMHDLVHDLAQSVNGVHDIKTVNSSKRGSIYESRRLQLLLDEQNSETLSKILEKTKRLRSIFSLGNDNLGEHLLYGKNLRVVCLLRRHTSLAIQSMVIKLKHLRYLDLSDCIFEEGHDISIHQLYNLQTLVLHGCENVRKILVGIGSLKMFKHLNLSCSDIVELPDGVVQLTNLQTLDLYRCRSLVELPLNIGSLKYLRELKLGDCSKLEAFPREVGALTRLRCLDLSHTKIKVLP